One window of Ignavibacteriales bacterium genomic DNA carries:
- a CDS encoding HU family DNA-binding protein: MAAAKPMTKGQILDHMAKKTGVTKKFAGEFLEELVALSYKEAKKAFTIPGLGKLVVVNRKKRMGRNPATGATMVIPAKRVLKFRIAKAAKDNAL, encoded by the coding sequence ATGGCAGCAGCCAAACCAATGACCAAAGGTCAAATTCTTGATCATATGGCAAAGAAAACCGGCGTAACTAAAAAGTTTGCTGGTGAGTTTTTAGAAGAGCTCGTAGCTTTATCATACAAAGAAGCTAAGAAGGCATTCACAATCCCTGGATTAGGTAAATTAGTTGTTGTAAATCGCAAGAAAAGAATGGGCAGAAACCCAGCCACAGGCGCTACAATGGTTATACCTGCAAAGAGAGTATTAAAATTCAGAATAGCTAAAGCAGCAAAAGATAACGCTTTATAA
- a CDS encoding DUF4922 domain-containing protein produces the protein MNVLSNDQLILNLIDENNFSDVAKRLFDIQTEQWQMLKTGVQSLETVKSKSFQFDGFQIKAQFNAGRMISTSAKVDPKSISKRKCFLCVENLPSEQKGILYNDNYIILCNPFPIFPTHFTLTNKEHQPQRIIDTFTDMLDLSKDLSKHYSVIYNGPRCGASAPDHLHFQAGNKYFMPIDDEFHQIKNEYGKMIFEDDDLSFYAINDELRKFLSIESIDKDLVIDFFNKFYKTYSNLMEEEQEPLLNLVSFYEEKYGWRVIVFLRAKHRPAVFFAEDESKMLVSPAAIDLGGVCVFPREEDYNKITKDQIVNIFNEVFIDEKQFEHVLMRLREIV, from the coding sequence ATGAATGTATTATCCAATGACCAATTAATACTAAACCTAATTGATGAAAATAATTTTTCCGACGTAGCAAAAAGATTATTTGATATCCAAACAGAACAGTGGCAGATGCTTAAAACAGGGGTTCAATCACTTGAAACAGTAAAATCAAAATCATTTCAGTTTGATGGATTTCAGATTAAGGCGCAGTTTAATGCTGGAAGAATGATATCAACATCCGCAAAAGTTGATCCAAAATCTATAAGCAAAAGAAAATGTTTTTTGTGTGTTGAAAACCTTCCTTCCGAGCAAAAGGGGATTTTGTACAACGATAATTACATTATACTTTGCAACCCATTCCCAATATTTCCAACTCATTTTACGTTAACTAACAAAGAGCATCAACCACAGCGCATAATTGATACTTTTACTGATATGCTGGATTTGAGCAAAGATCTTTCAAAACACTATTCTGTTATTTACAACGGACCAAGATGCGGAGCTTCAGCACCGGATCATCTGCATTTTCAAGCCGGCAATAAATATTTCATGCCAATTGATGACGAGTTTCATCAAATTAAAAATGAATACGGTAAAATGATTTTTGAAGATGATGATTTATCTTTTTATGCGATTAATGATGAATTGAGAAAATTTTTATCGATTGAAAGTATTGATAAAGATTTGGTTATTGATTTTTTTAATAAATTCTATAAAACATATTCTAATTTGATGGAAGAGGAGCAAGAGCCATTATTAAATCTTGTTTCTTTTTATGAAGAAAAATATGGATGGCGAGTAATAGTATTTCTAAGAGCAAAACACCGCCCAGCAGTTTTCTTTGCAGAAGATGAAAGTAAAATGTTGGTAAGTCCAGCAGCAATTGATTTAGGCGGGGTTTGTGTTTTCCCGCGTGAGGAAGACTATAACAAAATTACAAAAGATCAAATTGTGAATATATTTAATGAAGTTTTTATTGATGAGAAACAGTTTGAACATGTATTGATGAGATTAAGAGAAATAGTATAA
- a CDS encoding alpha-glucosidase C-terminal domain-containing protein codes for MWKDHRDWFGTYNLPNGKLNLRLWDEYRLTTWFEPYMPSFDFVSSYEALEFMTDNAVWWLKVTGADGFRHDAVKHVPNEYWRMLTSKLKREIEIPQNKNVYQIGESFGGIDMIASYVNNGQLSAQFNFNLYDVAVPTFLDEKASFKLLDYQMQKSFQVFGYNNLMGNIMDSHDKIRYMAYADGDLTINDGRASEFAWNNPPKVDNPKSYDKLKLHIAYLLTIPGIPIIYYGDEIGMTGAADPDNRRMMRFNDDELNELEKQTFEDVSKLIHIRKEHSALRYGDFLTLQADKDIYAYLRSDMNERILTIINKNSNQQKVELTLPVMYKVNKAKDLVSGKDLVVKNNQILLTIDGTKYLILELEK; via the coding sequence ATGTGGAAAGATCATCGCGATTGGTTTGGCACTTACAATCTACCAAACGGTAAATTGAATTTAAGACTTTGGGATGAGTACAGATTAACAACCTGGTTTGAACCATATATGCCATCGTTTGATTTTGTAAGTTCTTACGAGGCGCTTGAGTTTATGACAGACAATGCAGTTTGGTGGTTAAAAGTCACTGGCGCTGATGGTTTTCGTCACGATGCAGTTAAACACGTTCCAAATGAATATTGGAGAATGCTAACCAGCAAATTAAAGCGTGAAATTGAAATTCCGCAAAATAAAAACGTTTATCAAATTGGTGAATCATTTGGTGGAATCGATATGATTGCCTCTTACGTAAACAACGGACAATTAAGTGCACAATTTAATTTTAATCTTTACGATGTTGCTGTTCCAACTTTTCTTGATGAAAAAGCTTCGTTCAAACTATTAGATTATCAAATGCAAAAAAGTTTTCAGGTTTTTGGGTACAATAATTTAATGGGCAACATTATGGATAGCCATGATAAAATACGCTATATGGCTTATGCAGATGGCGATCTAACAATTAATGATGGAAGAGCAAGTGAATTTGCATGGAACAATCCACCCAAAGTTGATAATCCCAAAAGTTATGATAAACTAAAACTTCATATTGCATATTTGTTGACAATTCCTGGTATCCCTATTATTTATTACGGAGATGAAATTGGAATGACAGGCGCAGCTGATCCAGATAACAGAAGAATGATGCGCTTTAATGACGACGAGTTGAATGAGCTTGAAAAACAGACATTTGAAGATGTTAGCAAACTGATTCACATCAGAAAAGAACATTCTGCATTACGATATGGTGATTTTTTAACTCTACAAGCTGATAAAGATATTTATGCTTATTTAAGATCTGATATGAATGAGAGAATTTTGACAATTATAAATAAAAATTCTAATCAACAAAAAGTTGAATTGACTTTACCAGTAATGTATAAAGTAAACAAAGCAAAGGATCTTGTAAGTGGGAAAGATTTAGTTGTAAAGAATAACCAAATTTTGCTGACAATTGATGGAACTAAATATTTAATTTTGGAATTAGAAAAATAA
- a CDS encoding GNAT family N-acetyltransferase codes for MSEIVYAIEKSLDVSEFIEVLKNSTLAERRPIDDEQRISSMCNNANLIVTARVDGELIGIARSITDFVYCTYLSDLAVDTKYQKKGIGKRLIEETKKQTSQAKLILLSAPAAVNYYPKIGMTKHNHCYYIDDVEDLQ; via the coding sequence ATGAGTGAAATAGTTTATGCAATTGAAAAATCTCTTGATGTTTCAGAATTCATTGAAGTACTTAAAAACAGCACTCTTGCAGAACGCAGGCCTATTGATGATGAACAGAGAATTTCATCAATGTGTAATAATGCTAACTTAATTGTAACGGCACGGGTAGATGGAGAACTTATAGGAATCGCTCGTTCTATTACAGATTTTGTTTATTGCACTTACCTTTCCGATCTTGCAGTTGATACAAAATATCAAAAAAAGGGAATTGGCAAAAGATTAATTGAAGAAACAAAAAAGCAAACTTCGCAAGCGAAATTAATTCTTCTCTCTGCACCTGCTGCAGTTAATTATTATCCCAAAATCGGAATGACAAAGCATAATCACTGTTACTATATTGACGATGTTGAAGATTTGCAATAA
- a CDS encoding AI-2E family transporter has product MAKRNQIDGTTKFFITIIGLVVIGIVLRELSNIFIPLVIAIFLFFVFAPFNSWLTGKKVPMLFITLLDIAITFGLLYGVGRIVVDSFFQFSASLPFYGDKLSNMIKVTATSWGITDPFFTEFSIDNLLASLNIKNIAGGLFTSTISLLGNVLFVLFFFVFVLSGNKTIYEAIKHRYVNKKVSPQLKIIKKSLQRSNDAVDEQILLDKINQERTIREQQLEITFKKITEQIQRYIIAKFTVNLTAGIITTIVLAIIGVDFPIVWGLFVFLFNFIPTIGSAAALVFPVLFTLVQFDSFGTVILVLALMAGIQTLAFNVAEPMLLGKRLNLNPLLILLSVLVWGYIWGIVGMLLSVPLTAIIKIIISNSNSANMEFFEQLMSQEKL; this is encoded by the coding sequence ATGGCAAAAAGAAATCAAATAGATGGTACAACAAAGTTTTTTATTACAATTATTGGATTAGTAGTCATTGGCATTGTACTTAGAGAACTGAGCAACATATTCATTCCTTTAGTAATTGCAATTTTTTTGTTTTTTGTTTTTGCCCCTTTTAATTCATGGTTAACAGGAAAAAAGGTTCCTATGCTCTTTATTACCCTGCTGGATATTGCTATAACTTTTGGTTTGCTGTATGGAGTTGGAAGAATAGTTGTTGATTCATTTTTTCAATTTAGTGCAAGCTTGCCTTTTTATGGGGACAAACTAAGTAATATGATTAAAGTGACAGCGACTTCCTGGGGAATTACTGATCCATTCTTTACTGAATTTTCAATTGACAATTTACTTGCAAGTTTAAATATTAAAAATATTGCTGGTGGTTTATTTACCTCCACAATCTCACTTCTTGGAAATGTACTATTTGTATTGTTCTTCTTTGTTTTTGTTCTTTCAGGAAATAAAACAATTTATGAGGCTATTAAACATCGGTACGTTAATAAAAAAGTTAGTCCACAATTAAAAATAATTAAAAAAAGTCTTCAGCGTTCAAATGATGCCGTTGATGAACAAATATTATTGGACAAAATTAATCAGGAAAGAACGATACGAGAACAGCAACTTGAAATAACTTTTAAAAAAATTACTGAACAAATACAACGTTATATAATTGCAAAATTTACGGTTAATCTTACTGCCGGAATTATAACAACAATTGTTCTTGCAATTATTGGAGTAGATTTTCCGATTGTCTGGGGATTGTTTGTTTTTCTTTTCAACTTCATTCCAACGATTGGTTCTGCCGCTGCACTTGTGTTTCCTGTTTTGTTTACATTAGTTCAGTTTGATTCTTTTGGAACAGTAATTCTTGTGTTAGCTTTAATGGCCGGCATACAAACACTTGCATTCAATGTTGCCGAACCAATGCTGCTTGGCAAACGACTTAACTTAAATCCTTTGTTAATTTTGCTTTCTGTTTTAGTGTGGGGTTACATTTGGGGAATTGTAGGAATGCTTCTCTCTGTTCCTCTTACTGCAATTATCAAAATTATCATTTCAAATTCCAATTCAGCTAATATGGAATTTTTTGAACAGTTGATGAGCCAAGAAAAACTATAA